The segment GACTTCCTTGACTTCTTTGACGCCGCTGGCCACTGCCGACAATGCGACGAATGACTTTTTGGTATGCTGGCGAATCACGTGGGCGAGGCTCGTCTTTCCGCAGCCCGGAGGGCCCCAGAAAATCATGCTCGGCACGTTGTCGTTTTCGAGGCTCTTGCGCAACAGGCTCTGCTCGCCCAGAATCTTGTTCTGGCCTAAAAACTCATCTAAGTTCCTGGGGCGTAATCTTTCGGCGAGCGGCTGGTCCATAAGTCAAAATCTCTTTTGTTATGTACAAATGTACACTAATTTAAGGGCTCTGTCAAGCCGAATCTTGTAAAAAAGAAACGACCGCGCTGAAAAGCCGGCCGTTCAGTTCGCAGTATCAACAAAAATCTACGCTTCGACAAATTCGAACTTTGCAAAACCGCTCGGCAAATCGCGCGTGGGGCGACCGCCCTTGGTCATGCAGTGAAGCGTAGAGCCCGTGGTGCACAGGTTCCCGTTCACGAATACTTTGTATTCAAAACGGAACTTGAGGCTTCCTTCGCGGGTCATGGTTGTTTCGATGTCTACAAACTCTCCGTAGTGGGTGGGCTGTTTGAACTTCACGTTCAGCTCGAGTACCGGGGCGCC is part of the Fibrobacter sp. UWT2 genome and harbors:
- a CDS encoding thioesterase family protein, translating into MEICTYKHTARIEVRYAETDQMGIVHHSVYAVWFEQARTEFFREAGASYADMEAEGFGAPVLELNVKFKQPTHYGEFVDIETTMTREGSLKFRFEYKVFVNGNLCTTGSTLHCMTKGGRPTRDLPSGFAKFEFVEA